In one Vulgatibacter incomptus genomic region, the following are encoded:
- a CDS encoding response regulator, protein MNSAPRVLIVDDDPDLLSLMAETLDLEGYRVDTSTNGVRALDAVEKVMPDLILLDMKMPVMDGAEFAKRFREAHDHEAPIVIVTAADNAHRSANEIGANGWLGKPFDLDSLLEIVASQVGAADSG, encoded by the coding sequence ATGAACTCGGCGCCAAGGGTGCTGATCGTCGATGACGATCCCGACCTGCTCTCGCTGATGGCCGAGACCCTGGATCTCGAGGGCTATCGCGTCGACACGTCGACGAACGGAGTCCGCGCCCTCGACGCGGTCGAGAAGGTCATGCCCGACCTGATCCTCCTGGACATGAAGATGCCGGTGATGGACGGGGCCGAGTTCGCGAAGCGGTTCCGCGAGGCCCACGACCACGAGGCGCCGATCGTGATCGTCACGGCTGCCGACAACGCGCACCGGAGCGCGAACGAGATTGGCGCGAACGGCTGGCTGGGCAAGCCCTTCGACCTCGACAGCCTGCTGGAGATCGTGGCCAGTCAGGTCGGCGCCGCGGACTCCGGCTGA
- a CDS encoding sterol desaturase family protein encodes MLRSKATPESPPMFASELLDGFSRTPFFVVAILFVPIVLGMVAMGIHVGGVGPLGAVGLFFGGLVTWTLTEYWLHRTLFHWEPEASWGPRFHFLLHGVHHHWPKDRLRLVMPPTVNLPLTVLFGSLFWLVLGPRVWFFHAGFSLGYMTYDLMHYYLHHGHPKAHLLRKLQGHHMSHHFNKAYKDKRFGVSSPIWDWVFHTNSPAQP; translated from the coding sequence ATGCTCCGATCCAAGGCCACCCCCGAATCCCCTCCGATGTTCGCGAGCGAGCTCCTCGACGGCTTCTCGCGAACACCGTTCTTCGTCGTCGCGATTCTCTTCGTCCCGATCGTTCTCGGGATGGTGGCGATGGGGATCCACGTGGGCGGGGTCGGACCGCTCGGGGCGGTCGGGCTCTTCTTCGGGGGCCTGGTCACCTGGACGCTCACCGAGTATTGGCTGCACCGGACGCTCTTCCACTGGGAGCCCGAGGCCTCATGGGGACCGCGGTTCCACTTCCTCCTCCACGGCGTTCACCATCATTGGCCGAAGGATCGCCTCCGGCTGGTGATGCCCCCGACCGTGAACCTCCCGCTCACCGTCCTCTTCGGCTCGTTATTCTGGCTGGTGCTCGGGCCCCGGGTCTGGTTCTTCCACGCGGGCTTCTCGCTCGGCTACATGACCTACGACCTGATGCACTACTACCTGCATCACGGCCATCCGAAGGCCCACCTGCTCCGCAAGCTCCAGGGCCATCACATGAGCCACCACTTCAACAAGGCTTATAAAGACAAGCGCTTCGGAGTCTCGAGCCCGATCTGGGATTGGGTGTTCCACACCAACTCGCCCGCTCAGCCGTAG
- a CDS encoding LemA family protein, which yields MRKILRSSLFALAAALTLSGCGIQSIPQAENQVDAAWAEVQNQYQRRADLVPNLVNVVKGYAAHERETFEAVTAARSQATQITLRVDELTPEKLQAFEKAQAQLKGALGRLLAVAERYPDLKANENFRDLQVQLEGTENRIAIARRRYIDSVQHFNNQITVPPTSFTNSIFYHKERKAQFTATTEGAEKAPEVRF from the coding sequence GTGCGCAAGATCCTTCGTTCGTCGCTATTTGCCCTCGCCGCCGCGCTGACCCTCTCCGGCTGCGGGATCCAGTCCATTCCCCAGGCCGAGAACCAGGTGGACGCCGCCTGGGCCGAGGTCCAGAACCAGTACCAGCGCCGGGCCGACCTGGTCCCGAACCTGGTGAACGTGGTGAAGGGCTACGCCGCTCACGAGCGCGAGACCTTCGAGGCCGTGACCGCCGCCCGCTCCCAGGCCACCCAGATCACCCTGCGGGTGGACGAGCTCACGCCCGAGAAGCTCCAGGCTTTCGAGAAGGCCCAGGCGCAGCTCAAGGGGGCCCTCGGCAGGCTGCTCGCGGTGGCCGAGCGCTACCCCGATCTCAAGGCCAACGAGAACTTCCGCGACCTGCAGGTGCAGCTCGAGGGCACCGAGAACCGGATCGCGATCGCGCGGCGGCGCTACATCGACTCGGTGCAGCACTTCAACAACCAGATCACCGTGCCGCCCACGAGCTTCACCAACTCGATTTTCTATCACAAGGAGCGGAAGGCCCAGTTCACGGCCACGACCGAAGGGGCCGAGAAGGCGCCGGAGGTCCGCTTTTGA
- a CDS encoding S46 family peptidase: MPNSKHRLRKAALAGAAGVLVASAPAFADEGMWTYDNFPAAKVKEKYGFEPGQDWLDHVRLSSARLAGGCSASFVSANGLVLTNHHCVHSCVQQLSSAKHDYVQQGFLARTKAEERVCPAMELNQLVSITDVTAEIADATNGLEGKAYSEALNGAMSGLEKSCASGSDVRCDVVTLYSGGRYHLYKYRRFQDVRLVWAPELSTAFFGGDPDNFMFPRFNLDAAFVRAYENGKPAQLDHFLRWSEEGAKAGDLSFTSGHPGRTDRQLTIAELEVQRDVLLPRRLIYLSELRGMLTEFRNRGPEQKRTANGLLFYVENSTKALGGMRNALVEKDFFASKVADEQKLRAWVAEDPTRAATYGAAWDRMAGAQREFRASMNEYYFVEGGNRSPWGFQGDFFGFARTLVRAAEEKPKASNKRLREYNDANLPAIEARLFSGAPFYPELDEALLTFSLTKLREALGTDHPFVKNLLGKESPETVARKAVRGSKLGTVGARRALYEGGAKAIAASNDPMIVLARRIDADARAIRTRYEEKVDGPQRVNGGLIAKAKFEAYGTSVYPDATFTLRLSYGAVEGWEQDGKAVAPITELGGAFERATGEDPYALPPSWLKAKGKLALATPMNFVSTNDIVGGNSGSPVVNRNGEVIGLIFDGNLPSLGGDYGFDPAVNRAVAVHSQAIIESLRTIYGASSLVDELLPVNTANGR, encoded by the coding sequence ATGCCGAACTCGAAGCACCGACTCCGCAAGGCCGCCCTCGCCGGTGCCGCGGGGGTTCTCGTGGCCTCGGCCCCCGCCTTCGCGGACGAGGGGATGTGGACCTACGACAACTTCCCCGCCGCCAAGGTGAAGGAGAAGTACGGCTTCGAGCCCGGCCAGGACTGGCTCGACCACGTTCGCCTCTCGTCGGCCCGCCTCGCCGGCGGCTGCTCCGCGAGCTTCGTCTCCGCGAACGGCCTGGTCCTCACCAACCACCACTGCGTGCACAGCTGCGTGCAGCAGCTCTCCTCCGCCAAGCACGACTACGTGCAGCAGGGCTTCCTCGCCCGCACCAAGGCCGAGGAGCGCGTCTGCCCGGCGATGGAGCTGAACCAGCTCGTCTCGATCACCGACGTCACCGCCGAGATCGCCGACGCAACCAACGGCCTCGAGGGCAAGGCCTACAGCGAGGCGCTGAACGGGGCGATGTCCGGCCTCGAGAAGAGCTGCGCCTCGGGGAGCGACGTCCGCTGCGACGTGGTCACGCTCTACAGCGGCGGGCGCTATCACCTCTACAAGTACCGCCGCTTCCAGGACGTGCGCCTGGTCTGGGCGCCGGAGCTCTCCACCGCCTTCTTCGGTGGCGACCCGGACAACTTCATGTTCCCCCGCTTCAACCTCGACGCGGCCTTCGTGCGCGCCTACGAGAACGGGAAGCCCGCGCAGCTCGATCATTTCCTCCGCTGGTCCGAGGAAGGGGCGAAGGCGGGTGACCTCTCCTTCACCTCCGGCCATCCGGGCCGCACCGATCGGCAGCTCACCATCGCCGAGCTCGAGGTGCAGCGGGACGTCCTCCTTCCCCGCCGCCTGATCTACCTCTCCGAGCTCCGCGGCATGCTCACCGAGTTCCGGAACCGTGGCCCCGAGCAGAAGCGCACCGCCAATGGTCTGCTCTTCTACGTGGAGAACAGCACCAAGGCTCTCGGCGGGATGCGGAACGCCCTCGTGGAGAAGGACTTCTTCGCCTCCAAGGTCGCCGACGAGCAGAAGCTCCGCGCCTGGGTCGCGGAGGATCCGACCCGCGCCGCGACGTACGGAGCCGCCTGGGATCGGATGGCCGGCGCCCAGCGTGAGTTCCGCGCGTCGATGAACGAGTACTACTTCGTCGAGGGCGGCAACCGGAGCCCGTGGGGCTTCCAGGGCGACTTCTTCGGCTTCGCCCGCACCCTGGTCCGCGCCGCCGAGGAGAAGCCGAAGGCGAGCAACAAGCGCCTGCGCGAGTACAACGACGCCAACCTCCCCGCCATCGAGGCGCGGCTCTTCAGCGGCGCTCCCTTCTACCCCGAGCTCGACGAGGCGCTGCTGACCTTCAGCCTCACCAAGCTGCGGGAGGCCCTCGGCACCGACCATCCGTTCGTGAAGAACCTGCTCGGCAAGGAGTCCCCCGAGACCGTGGCGCGCAAGGCCGTCCGCGGCTCGAAGCTGGGCACCGTCGGGGCCCGCCGGGCCCTCTACGAGGGTGGCGCCAAGGCGATCGCCGCCTCCAACGATCCGATGATCGTCCTCGCTCGCCGGATCGACGCCGACGCACGGGCGATCCGCACCCGCTACGAGGAGAAGGTCGACGGTCCCCAGCGCGTGAACGGCGGCCTCATCGCGAAGGCGAAGTTCGAGGCCTACGGGACGAGCGTCTACCCTGACGCGACCTTCACCCTGCGCCTCTCCTACGGCGCGGTGGAAGGCTGGGAGCAGGACGGAAAGGCCGTCGCCCCGATCACCGAGCTCGGTGGCGCCTTCGAGCGCGCCACCGGCGAAGACCCCTACGCGCTTCCGCCGAGCTGGCTGAAGGCAAAGGGGAAGCTCGCCCTCGCGACGCCGATGAACTTCGTCAGCACCAACGACATCGTCGGTGGCAACTCGGGCTCTCCGGTGGTGAACCGCAACGGCGAGGTCATCGGCCTGATCTTCGACGGCAACCTCCCGTCGCTCGGCGGTGACTACGGCTTCGATCCTGCGGTCAACCGCGCGGTCGCGGTCCATAGCCAGGCGATCATCGAGTCGCTGCGGACGATCTACGGCGCAAGCTCCCTGGTGGACGAGCTCCTCCCGGTGAACACCGCCAACGGCCGCTGA
- a CDS encoding TM2 domain-containing protein, with amino-acid sequence MSSFAMKSENEKFCTECAAVIRKAAEICPKCGVRQFGAPGGLGAVAPNGKSRLAAALLAIFLGGFGAHRFYLGQTGLGVVYLLFFWTFIPTVVAFIDFIVLITMTDDAFAAKYGSAT; translated from the coding sequence ATGTCGAGCTTCGCGATGAAGAGCGAGAACGAGAAGTTCTGCACCGAGTGTGCGGCCGTGATCCGCAAGGCCGCCGAGATCTGCCCCAAGTGCGGCGTTCGCCAGTTCGGTGCGCCCGGCGGGCTCGGAGCCGTCGCGCCGAACGGAAAGAGCCGGTTGGCCGCTGCGCTCCTCGCCATCTTCCTGGGAGGGTTCGGCGCCCACAGGTTCTACCTGGGCCAGACCGGGCTCGGCGTGGTCTACCTGCTCTTCTTCTGGACCTTCATTCCCACGGTCGTTGCCTTCATCGATTTCATCGTCCTCATCACGATGACCGACGATGCATTCGCAGCCAAATACGGCTCGGCGACCTGA
- a CDS encoding M13-type metalloendopeptidase, producing the protein MDEPTREQALEKLKKIENKIGYPEKWRSYDKLKVVKTSYLENRLAAARFESERDLHKIGRPLDRTEWYMSPPTVNAYYNALMNEMVFPAGILQSPFFAPNASTAANAGAIGMVMGHELTHGFDDKGRLFDADGNLRDWWTPAVSAAYTEKAQCVVEQYAGYTVLGEHLNGNLTLGENIADIGGLQTAWNAFAKRVPEANAPKDGGFTEGQQFFLSFAQSWCANRRDEYARMLVTVDPHSPPQYRVIGSVSNVPAFQEAFSCQTGSPMAPAKRCIVW; encoded by the coding sequence ATGGACGAGCCCACCCGCGAACAGGCCCTCGAGAAGCTGAAGAAGATCGAGAACAAGATCGGCTACCCCGAGAAGTGGCGCAGCTACGACAAGCTCAAGGTGGTGAAGACCTCCTACCTGGAGAACCGCCTCGCGGCGGCGCGCTTCGAGTCCGAGCGCGACCTCCACAAGATCGGCCGGCCGCTGGATCGCACCGAGTGGTACATGTCTCCACCCACGGTGAACGCCTACTACAACGCGCTGATGAACGAGATGGTCTTCCCCGCCGGGATCCTGCAGTCGCCGTTCTTCGCGCCCAACGCCTCCACGGCGGCCAACGCCGGCGCCATCGGCATGGTGATGGGGCACGAGCTCACCCACGGCTTCGACGACAAGGGCCGGCTCTTCGACGCCGACGGCAACCTCCGCGACTGGTGGACGCCGGCCGTGTCGGCGGCCTACACCGAGAAGGCCCAGTGCGTCGTGGAGCAGTACGCGGGCTACACCGTCCTCGGCGAGCACCTGAACGGGAACCTCACGCTGGGTGAGAACATCGCCGACATCGGCGGCCTGCAGACCGCCTGGAACGCCTTCGCCAAGAGGGTCCCCGAGGCCAACGCGCCGAAGGACGGCGGGTTCACGGAGGGGCAGCAGTTCTTCCTCTCCTTCGCCCAGTCGTGGTGCGCCAACCGCCGCGACGAGTACGCGCGGATGCTCGTGACGGTCGACCCCCACTCCCCGCCGCAGTACCGCGTGATCGGCTCGGTCTCCAACGTGCCCGCCTTCCAGGAGGCCTTCTCCTGCCAGACCGGAAGCCCGATGGCGCCAGCCAAGCGCTGCATCGTCTGGTAG
- a CDS encoding DUF4863 family protein, with translation MALSASLVTELSRLAHLVAELDLSRPEEAVRALDEALPTGRRRDFETMLIEAHGEGTLTPRQGTPEGVWFGRVAKPSVETSEMSIDAVDMEGEATPHTHPRGEVSFCVAREGAPLFDGHSPGWVVLPPGSHHTPTVVGGRMLIVYFLPGGAVEWGPKA, from the coding sequence ATGGCTCTGTCGGCCTCTCTCGTCACGGAACTCTCTCGACTCGCCCACCTGGTCGCCGAGCTCGACCTGAGCCGGCCCGAGGAGGCCGTCCGCGCACTGGACGAGGCGCTCCCTACGGGGAGGCGCCGCGATTTCGAGACCATGCTCATCGAGGCCCATGGAGAAGGGACCCTCACCCCCAGGCAGGGCACCCCGGAAGGGGTGTGGTTCGGGCGGGTCGCCAAGCCCTCCGTCGAGACCTCCGAGATGAGCATCGACGCGGTAGACATGGAGGGCGAGGCCACGCCCCACACCCACCCGCGGGGCGAGGTGAGCTTCTGCGTCGCGCGGGAGGGCGCGCCGCTCTTCGACGGGCACTCGCCAGGATGGGTCGTCCTGCCGCCGGGCAGCCACCACACGCCGACCGTGGTCGGCGGGCGGATGCTCATCGTCTACTTCCTCCCGGGCGGCGCGGTCGAGTGGGGGCCCAAGGCCTAG
- a CDS encoding cation:proton antiporter, with the protein MSIVLPRKRSLALLPALVVAAPMLASANGAHTDPTAGVAIAVAAILVAAMLGGHVATRLGQPAVLGELLAGVVIGNLGLVGLDLFAGIATDPHIDLLANLGVLLLLFEVGLESSVAEMAKVGVSSFVVAILGVVAPLLLGWGVGAWLLPDEGLYAHLFLGATLSATSVGITARVLQDLGRSQTGEARVILGAAVIDDVLGLILLAGVVGLIAAADQGGSISWLDMGWILVKAVGFLGGALLLGTRLSPGVFRLASRLRSHGALLLVGLSICFVFSWAAHFIGLAPIVGAFAAGLVLEEVQFEPFVARGEPTLGRLVSPIAGLLVPIFFVVMGMRTDLRSFAMPGVLFLAVALIVAGVVGKLVAAAGVMGKGMDALSVGIGMIPRGEVGLIFANIGLGLTIGGHRVVDPAIFSAIVVVVMVTTLITPPALKWSMERRERRASRAMKAA; encoded by the coding sequence ATGTCCATCGTACTCCCGCGCAAGCGCTCGCTCGCCCTCCTGCCCGCCCTCGTCGTCGCCGCCCCGATGTTGGCCTCCGCCAATGGCGCCCACACGGATCCCACCGCGGGCGTGGCGATCGCGGTCGCCGCCATCCTCGTCGCGGCAATGCTCGGGGGCCACGTCGCCACCCGCCTCGGGCAGCCCGCCGTGCTCGGCGAGCTCCTGGCGGGCGTCGTCATCGGCAACCTGGGCCTGGTCGGGCTGGATCTCTTCGCGGGGATCGCCACCGATCCCCACATCGACCTCCTCGCCAACCTCGGCGTCCTCCTCCTCCTCTTCGAGGTCGGTCTGGAGTCGTCGGTGGCCGAGATGGCGAAGGTCGGCGTCTCCTCCTTCGTGGTGGCCATCCTCGGCGTGGTCGCGCCGCTCCTCCTGGGCTGGGGCGTGGGCGCCTGGCTCCTCCCCGACGAGGGCCTCTACGCCCACCTCTTCCTGGGCGCGACCCTGAGCGCGACCAGCGTGGGCATCACAGCCCGCGTGCTCCAGGACCTCGGCCGCTCCCAGACCGGAGAGGCGAGGGTGATCCTCGGCGCCGCGGTGATCGACGACGTCCTCGGCCTGATCCTCCTCGCGGGCGTGGTCGGCCTCATCGCCGCGGCCGATCAGGGCGGCTCGATCTCCTGGCTCGACATGGGCTGGATCCTGGTCAAGGCGGTCGGCTTCCTCGGCGGCGCGCTCCTCCTCGGCACCCGCCTCTCCCCGGGCGTCTTCCGGCTGGCCTCGCGCCTTCGGAGCCACGGCGCGCTCCTCCTCGTGGGGCTCTCGATCTGCTTCGTCTTCTCCTGGGCGGCGCATTTCATCGGGCTGGCGCCCATCGTCGGCGCCTTCGCCGCGGGCCTCGTCCTCGAGGAGGTGCAGTTCGAGCCCTTCGTCGCCCGCGGCGAGCCGACCCTCGGCAGGCTGGTCTCGCCCATCGCGGGCCTGCTGGTGCCGATCTTCTTCGTGGTGATGGGGATGCGCACCGACCTGCGCTCGTTCGCGATGCCGGGCGTGCTCTTCCTCGCGGTCGCGCTCATCGTCGCTGGTGTCGTGGGCAAGCTCGTCGCCGCGGCGGGCGTGATGGGCAAGGGGATGGACGCGCTCTCGGTGGGGATCGGGATGATTCCCCGCGGCGAGGTGGGCCTCATCTTCGCCAACATCGGCCTGGGCCTCACCATCGGCGGCCATCGGGTCGTCGATCCGGCGATCTTCTCCGCGATCGTCGTCGTGGTGATGGTGACCACCCTGATCACCCCGCCGGCGCTCAAGTGGAGCATGGAGCGCCGGGAGCGCCGCGCGAGCCGGGCCATGAAGGCCGCATAG
- a CDS encoding TPM domain-containing protein, translated as MIAALAGALVLALLPVPPLSGPVVDRAGALSQPERARLEELAKGARATKGGEGPQLAFLIVKSLEGEPIESYSIRVAEQWRLGSKQASNGLLFVVSLDDREVRIEVGGGIEGELTDAQAGRIIRETIVPAFRQGAYGAGLRAGAARALGHLGIDSPGAAPREAGREASPLEAFIVIALIVVIAIFGRRLGIPMGRGGFGGRGGGGGYRGGGGGFSGGGASGKW; from the coding sequence TTGATCGCGGCGCTCGCGGGCGCGCTGGTCCTCGCGCTTCTGCCGGTACCGCCCCTCTCCGGGCCCGTCGTCGATCGCGCCGGCGCTCTCAGCCAGCCGGAGCGGGCGCGGCTGGAAGAGCTGGCAAAGGGCGCCCGGGCGACCAAGGGCGGAGAGGGTCCCCAGCTTGCTTTCCTGATCGTGAAAAGCCTCGAGGGCGAGCCCATCGAGAGCTACTCGATCCGCGTGGCGGAGCAGTGGAGGCTCGGCTCGAAGCAGGCGAGCAACGGTCTGCTCTTCGTGGTCAGCCTCGACGATCGCGAGGTGCGGATCGAGGTCGGCGGCGGGATCGAGGGCGAGCTCACCGACGCCCAGGCCGGGCGCATCATCCGTGAGACGATCGTTCCCGCGTTCCGCCAGGGCGCCTACGGCGCGGGCCTGCGCGCCGGCGCCGCACGTGCCCTCGGGCACCTGGGGATCGATTCCCCGGGCGCCGCGCCCCGGGAGGCGGGCAGGGAGGCTTCTCCCCTCGAAGCCTTCATCGTCATCGCGCTGATCGTGGTGATCGCGATCTTCGGGAGGCGCCTGGGGATCCCCATGGGCCGCGGCGGCTTCGGGGGCAGGGGGGGCGGAGGCGGCTACCGCGGGGGCGGTGGCGGCTTCTCGGGAGGCGGCGCCTCCGGAAAGTGGTAG
- a CDS encoding LEA type 2 family protein: MRRSRTWILLLLCATFLNSSGCSLLQMIAGNKKPDLTFKEVRFAGWSLDQVQLDLVYELDNPYDVPLNLAKVAYQLEVEGRRILSGSPNQGLKIQPRKKQTLVFPAQVHFLDVIPTVTALFTKSSLGYRASGSLGVDSPLGVISLPISKSGLIEVPKLPSLDLAGISVPQKSASGATVALALDVTNHNAFPLPVTGLDYALQLGGSKVGGGKAQGALVNPGERRRIEIPVGVSLAGASSAVLSLISGKPADVGVTGQLGLGKIATPIDLKKRLTAR; encoded by the coding sequence ATGCGACGAAGCCGAACGTGGATCCTCCTGCTGCTCTGCGCGACCTTTCTCAACTCGAGCGGCTGCTCGCTCCTGCAGATGATCGCGGGCAACAAGAAGCCCGACCTCACCTTCAAGGAGGTGCGCTTCGCCGGCTGGTCCCTCGACCAGGTCCAGCTCGACCTCGTCTACGAGCTCGACAACCCCTACGACGTCCCGCTGAACCTCGCGAAGGTGGCCTACCAGCTCGAGGTCGAGGGCCGTCGGATCCTCTCGGGCTCGCCGAACCAGGGCCTGAAGATCCAGCCGCGAAAGAAGCAGACCCTGGTCTTCCCCGCCCAGGTGCACTTCCTCGACGTCATCCCAACGGTGACCGCCCTCTTCACCAAGAGCTCCCTGGGCTACCGCGCCAGCGGCAGCCTCGGCGTCGACTCCCCGCTGGGCGTGATCTCCCTGCCCATCTCCAAGAGCGGTCTCATCGAGGTGCCCAAGCTCCCGAGCCTCGACCTCGCCGGGATCTCCGTGCCGCAGAAGAGCGCCTCCGGCGCCACCGTGGCCCTCGCCCTCGACGTCACCAACCACAACGCCTTTCCCCTGCCCGTCACCGGCCTCGACTACGCGCTCCAGCTCGGCGGCAGCAAGGTGGGCGGCGGCAAGGCGCAGGGCGCCCTGGTGAACCCCGGCGAGCGCCGCCGCATCGAGATCCCCGTCGGCGTGAGCCTCGCCGGCGCCAGCAGCGCCGTCCTCTCGCTCATCTCCGGCAAGCCCGCGGACGTGGGCGTCACCGGCCAGCTCGGCCTCGGCAAGATCGCCACGCCCATCGACCTGAAGAAGCGCCTCACCGCGCGCTGA
- a CDS encoding ATP-binding protein, with the protein MEPTDTSAEHTEGRETAERKSRLRASDILSAVRFAAESFLTSASLAERIDEVLERLGEAADVSRVYVFENELTRDGELATSQLFEWVAEGITPQLENPVMQHMDYEEMGLQPWADTLSRGKVYETHLENFTDAEVEFAEPQGIQSFLFVPLLVEGSWWGFIGFDECFTPRRWTDEERDALQAAGSILSAAIQGWRGREEREQLLREQRALTQSAWQRAAEWEAVLASIVDGVWVIDPGEQVTFANEGARRLFELERADDLLRPCSEYDAFAEMLDMSDEPIAVEDLPPCRSLKGEPVTNQAMKIVLRNTGTQKYVRISSAPIHSANGEILGAVAVMTDITESVAFDRMKDQFIRVAAHELKTPVAIMKGYAQLALRGAEGSPPAQLSRLEAIDRGSDRIARIVQDLLGISQLQAGGLRLLPKRFDLVKLVTKTVERVARKQPDRTIDLEAEEAPISIFADHERIGYVVRSLLDNALRYSPSGEPVEVSVAPADGSAQVKVRDFGVGIPADKQDRIFQPFYRAHTDTPYDYGGMGVGLYISSEIVRQHGGRMWFDSREGKGSTFQFRIPLGEGDELGAKGADRR; encoded by the coding sequence TTGGAGCCGACGGACACCTCAGCGGAACATACCGAGGGCCGGGAGACGGCCGAGCGGAAGAGCCGCCTGCGGGCGAGCGACATCCTCTCCGCCGTGCGCTTCGCCGCCGAGTCCTTCCTCACGAGCGCCTCGTTGGCCGAGCGGATCGACGAGGTCCTCGAGCGGCTGGGCGAGGCCGCGGACGTGAGCCGGGTCTACGTCTTCGAGAACGAGCTGACGCGGGACGGCGAGCTGGCCACCAGCCAGCTCTTCGAGTGGGTGGCAGAGGGGATCACGCCGCAGCTCGAGAACCCGGTGATGCAGCACATGGACTACGAGGAGATGGGGCTGCAGCCATGGGCCGACACCCTCTCCCGCGGCAAGGTCTACGAGACCCACCTCGAGAACTTCACCGACGCCGAGGTGGAATTCGCCGAGCCCCAGGGGATCCAGAGCTTCCTCTTCGTTCCGCTCCTGGTGGAGGGGAGCTGGTGGGGCTTCATCGGCTTCGACGAGTGCTTCACCCCCCGCCGCTGGACGGATGAGGAGAGGGACGCCCTTCAGGCGGCAGGCAGCATCCTCAGCGCGGCGATCCAGGGCTGGCGCGGGAGGGAGGAGCGGGAGCAGCTCCTGCGAGAGCAGCGGGCTCTCACCCAGAGCGCCTGGCAGCGCGCCGCGGAGTGGGAGGCCGTGCTGGCCTCGATCGTCGACGGAGTCTGGGTGATCGACCCCGGCGAGCAGGTCACGTTCGCCAACGAGGGCGCGAGGCGCCTCTTCGAGCTGGAGCGCGCCGATGACCTGCTCCGGCCCTGCTCCGAATACGACGCCTTCGCAGAGATGCTCGACATGTCGGACGAGCCGATCGCCGTCGAGGATCTCCCACCGTGCCGCTCGCTCAAGGGCGAGCCCGTCACCAACCAGGCGATGAAGATCGTCCTCCGGAACACCGGCACGCAGAAGTACGTGCGGATCAGCTCCGCGCCGATCCACAGCGCCAACGGCGAGATCCTCGGCGCCGTGGCGGTGATGACGGACATCACCGAGTCGGTGGCGTTCGATCGGATGAAGGATCAGTTCATCCGCGTAGCGGCCCACGAGCTGAAGACGCCGGTGGCGATCATGAAGGGCTATGCCCAGCTCGCGCTGAGGGGAGCGGAGGGCTCGCCCCCGGCCCAGCTCTCGAGGCTGGAGGCCATCGACCGGGGTTCCGATCGCATCGCCCGGATCGTCCAGGATCTCCTCGGCATCTCGCAGCTCCAGGCGGGCGGCCTGCGGCTGCTCCCCAAGCGCTTCGACCTCGTGAAGCTGGTGACGAAGACGGTCGAGCGCGTGGCCCGCAAGCAGCCCGACCGAACGATCGATCTGGAGGCGGAGGAAGCGCCCATCTCGATCTTCGCGGACCACGAGCGGATCGGCTACGTGGTGCGAAGCTTGTTGGACAACGCCCTCCGATACTCACCGTCCGGAGAGCCGGTGGAGGTCTCGGTCGCGCCGGCGGATGGCTCGGCACAGGTGAAGGTGCGCGACTTCGGCGTGGGAATTCCCGCGGACAAGCAGGATCGGATCTTCCAGCCCTTCTACCGGGCGCACACGGATACGCCTTATGATTACGGAGGCATGGGCGTAGGCCTCTACATCTCGAGCGAGATCGTGCGCCAGCATGGGGGTCGGATGTGGTTCGACAGCCGGGAGGGAAAGGGAAGCACCTTCCAGTTCCGGATCCCACTCGGAGAGGGCGATGAACTCGGCGCCAAGGGTGCTGATCGTCGATGA